One Setaria italica strain Yugu1 chromosome I, Setaria_italica_v2.0, whole genome shotgun sequence DNA window includes the following coding sequences:
- the LOC105914108 gene encoding uncharacterized protein LOC105914108, whose translation MKKIPYELLIGRKPNISYFLIFGCKCFIYKKNKHIGKFESCCDVGIFVGYSSNSKAYRVFNNATRVIEETCDVEFDESNGSQGDGFTCDDVGNEPFRDVIKKMGIGDIKPKEEDEAPTTTSKQVEASSKDETKMKMYLLLPITMISLLMKMMSLQDILHPLHQVKMSLLLYKTSPLHKKNHKSKFRYKLQLLHQL comes from the coding sequence ATGAAGAAGATACCATATGAGCTACTCATTGGGAGGAAGCCCAACATCTCCTACTTCTTGATCTTCGGTTGTAAGTGTTTCATCTACAAGAAAAATAAGCATATAGGAAAGTTTGAAAGTTGTTGTGATGTTGGTATTTTTGTTGGTTACTCATCAAACTCCAAAGCATATAGAGTATTCAATAATGCCACCCGCGTGATTGAAGAAACATGTGATGTGGAGTTTGATGAATCTAATGGCTCCCAAGGAGATGGTTTCACTTGTGATGATGTAGGAAATGAACCATTTCGTGATGTGATAAAGAAGATGGGCATTGGTGACATCAAGccaaaggaggaggatgaagctccTACAACTACTTCCAAGCAAGTGGAGGCATCATCCAAGGATGAGACTAAGATGAAGATGTACCTACTACTTCCTATCACCATGATTTCTCttctgatgaagatgatgagcCTCCAAGacattcttcatccactccaCCAAGTCAAGATGAGCCTACTTCTTTACAAGACATCCCCATTACACAAGAAGAACCACAAATCCAAGTTCCGCTACAAGCTTCAACTTCTACACCAATTGTAA